A portion of the Cyanobium sp. PCC 7001 genome contains these proteins:
- a CDS encoding glutaredoxin family protein, which yields MTALLLYSRPGCCLCEGLEEKLRALSPAPELEVVNVDGDPALSARFGLEVPVLAWRRDGVEQLLPRVPPRLVDTALLVWLHRNGFPGGSA from the coding sequence ATGACCGCGCTGCTGCTCTATTCCCGTCCGGGTTGCTGCCTCTGTGAGGGCCTCGAAGAGAAGCTGCGCGCGCTCTCTCCCGCCCCTGAGCTGGAGGTGGTGAACGTGGATGGGGATCCGGCCCTCTCGGCGCGCTTCGGGCTGGAGGTGCCGGTGCTGGCCTGGCGCCGCGATGGGGTGGAGCAGTTGCTGCCTCGCGTGCCGCCTCGTCTGGTGGACACGGCCCTGCTGGTTTGGTTGCACAGGAACGGTTTTCCTGGGGGAAGCGCCTAG
- the yidD gene encoding membrane protein insertion efficiency factor YidD: MPRGPSRQDAAALSAGPSRWIALVLLGLIGCYRRCLSPLLGPRCRFIPSCSAYGLEAIRRHGPWRGSWLTLRRLLRCHPFTPCGCDPVPD; this comes from the coding sequence CTGCCCCGTGGGCCGTCTCGGCAGGACGCCGCGGCCCTTTCCGCCGGCCCCTCCCGCTGGATCGCCCTGGTGCTGCTGGGGTTGATCGGCTGCTACCGCCGTTGTCTGTCCCCCCTGCTGGGACCCCGCTGTCGTTTCATCCCCAGCTGCAGCGCCTACGGCCTGGAGGCGATCCGCCGCCATGGCCCCTGGCGTGGAAGCTGGCTCACTCTGCGGCGTCTGCTGCGTTGCCATCCGTTCACGCCCTGCGGCTGTGATCCGGTGCCCGACTGA
- the rpsD gene encoding 30S ribosomal protein S4, which produces MSRYRGPRLRITRRLGDLPGLTRKSAKRSYPPGQHGQARRKRSEYAIRLEEKQKLRFNYGISERQLVRYVKKARAQGGSSGTNLLKLLENRLDNICFRLGFGPTVPGARQLVNHGHVTVNGRVVDIASYQCKPGDVVAIRERKQSKKLAEGNLEFPGLANIPPHLELDKAKLSAKVISKCEREWVALEINELLVVEFYSRKV; this is translated from the coding sequence ATGTCCCGTTACCGCGGCCCTCGCCTGAGGATCACGCGGCGCTTGGGAGACCTTCCCGGTCTCACCCGTAAGTCCGCCAAGCGGTCTTATCCCCCCGGTCAGCACGGCCAAGCCCGTCGCAAGCGCTCCGAATACGCCATCCGTCTGGAAGAGAAGCAGAAGCTCCGCTTCAACTACGGCATCTCCGAGCGGCAGCTCGTTCGCTACGTCAAGAAGGCCCGCGCCCAGGGTGGTTCCAGCGGAACCAACCTGCTCAAGCTGCTCGAGAACCGCCTCGACAACATCTGTTTCCGCCTCGGCTTCGGCCCCACCGTGCCCGGTGCCCGCCAGCTGGTGAACCATGGCCACGTGACCGTGAACGGCCGCGTCGTGGACATCGCCAGCTACCAGTGCAAGCCCGGCGACGTGGTGGCCATCCGCGAGCGCAAGCAGAGCAAGAAACTGGCAGAAGGCAACCTCGAATTCCCTGGCCTGGCGAACATCCCGCCCCATCTGGAACTCGACAAGGCCAAGCTCTCCGCCAAGGTGATCAGCAAGTGCGAGCGCGAGTGGGTCGCCCTCGAGATCAACGAACTGCTGGTGGTGGAGTTCTACTCCCGCAAGGTCTGA
- the trpC gene encoding indole-3-glycerol phosphate synthase TrpC, which translates to MEIRRRPPNPKVKVAHLEYAIPHDEAEPRHILERIVWDKDREVTSARARLPLEKLRAQVADLPPTRDFEAALRASCRKPAVIAEIKKASPSKGVIREDFDPEAIARGYAAGGASCLSVLTDKTFFQGGFEVLVQVRQVVDQPLLCKDFILTPYQLHQARAAGADAALLIAAILSDQDMAYLLKVARSLGLAVLVEVHDAAELERVLALEGVRLIGINNRDLTSFHTDLATTEQLMEGYGAAIRERGALLVSESGLFSRDDLDRVQQAGADAVLVGEALMRQPDVTAALEALIQGG; encoded by the coding sequence ATGGAGATCCGCCGCCGCCCCCCGAACCCCAAAGTGAAGGTGGCCCACCTGGAATACGCCATTCCCCACGACGAGGCCGAGCCGAGGCACATCCTCGAGCGGATCGTGTGGGACAAGGACCGGGAGGTGACCAGCGCCAGGGCACGGCTGCCCCTGGAGAAGCTGCGGGCCCAGGTGGCCGATCTGCCGCCCACCCGTGATTTCGAGGCGGCGCTGCGGGCGAGCTGCCGCAAGCCCGCCGTGATCGCCGAGATCAAGAAGGCCAGCCCCAGCAAGGGGGTGATCCGGGAGGACTTCGACCCGGAAGCCATTGCCCGCGGCTATGCCGCAGGCGGTGCCAGTTGTCTGTCGGTGCTCACCGACAAAACCTTCTTCCAGGGGGGCTTCGAGGTGCTCGTCCAGGTGCGGCAGGTGGTGGATCAGCCGCTGCTCTGCAAGGACTTCATCCTCACGCCTTACCAGCTGCATCAGGCCCGGGCCGCCGGTGCCGATGCCGCGCTCCTGATCGCCGCCATCCTCAGCGACCAGGACATGGCCTACCTGCTCAAGGTGGCCCGCAGCCTGGGCCTGGCCGTGCTGGTGGAAGTGCATGACGCCGCAGAGCTCGAGCGGGTGCTGGCCCTCGAGGGGGTGCGCCTGATCGGCATCAACAACCGCGACCTCACCAGCTTCCACACCGATCTGGCCACCACCGAGCAGCTCATGGAGGGCTATGGCGCGGCGATCCGGGAGCGCGGCGCCCTGCTGGTGAGCGAGTCGGGCCTGTTCAGCCGCGACGACCTCGACCGGGTGCAGCAGGCCGGTGCCGATGCGGTGCTGGTGGGGGAGGCTTTGATGCGCCAGCCGGATGTGACGGCGGCGCTGGAGGCCCTGATTCAGGGGGGCTGA
- a CDS encoding dihydrolipoyl dehydrogenase, producing MSDAPSTAAFDFDVIVIGAGYGGFDAAKHAAEHGLTVAIVEGRDMGGTCVNRGCVPSKALLAASGRVRELADAEHLAGFGIHAAPVRFERQKIADHANQLVATIRTNLTKTLERAGATILRGKGRLAGHQQVTVRESGSGVERTYSARDVILATGSEPFVPRGIETDGRTVFTSDEAVSLEWLPRWLAIIGSGYIGLEFADVYTALGCEVTMIEALDRVMPTFDPDIAKIAARHLIDGRDIDARAGVLARKVTPGCPVTIELADMQTKELVETLEVDAVLVATGRVPSSGELNLAAVGVETERGFIPVDDHMRVLVGGEPVPHLWAVGDVTGKMMLAHTAAAQGTVAIDNILGHGRRIDYRSIPAATFTHPEISSVGLSEAEAKALAAKDGFELGSVRSYFKANSKALAELESDGLMKLLFNKATGEVLGAHIYGLHAADLIQEIANAVARRQSVVQLASEVHTHPTLSEVVEVAYKQAAMAVA from the coding sequence GTGAGCGACGCCCCCTCCACAGCCGCCTTCGACTTCGACGTGATCGTGATCGGCGCCGGCTACGGCGGTTTCGATGCGGCCAAGCACGCGGCGGAGCACGGGCTGACGGTGGCGATCGTCGAAGGGCGTGACATGGGCGGCACCTGCGTGAACCGCGGCTGTGTGCCCTCCAAGGCCCTGCTGGCCGCCAGCGGCCGGGTGCGGGAGCTGGCCGATGCCGAGCACCTGGCCGGCTTCGGCATCCACGCCGCCCCGGTGCGCTTCGAGCGCCAGAAGATCGCCGATCACGCCAACCAGCTGGTGGCCACGATCCGCACCAACCTCACCAAGACCCTGGAGCGGGCCGGCGCCACCATCCTGCGGGGCAAAGGGCGCCTGGCGGGCCATCAGCAGGTGACCGTGCGGGAGAGCGGCAGCGGCGTGGAGCGCACCTACAGCGCCCGTGACGTGATCCTGGCCACCGGGTCCGAGCCGTTCGTGCCCCGCGGCATCGAGACCGACGGCCGCACCGTGTTCACCAGCGACGAGGCCGTGAGCCTGGAGTGGCTGCCCCGCTGGCTGGCCATCATCGGCAGCGGCTACATCGGCCTGGAGTTCGCCGATGTGTACACCGCCCTGGGCTGTGAGGTCACCATGATTGAGGCCCTCGATCGGGTGATGCCCACCTTCGATCCCGACATCGCCAAGATCGCTGCCCGCCACCTGATCGACGGCCGCGACATCGACGCCAGGGCAGGCGTGCTGGCCCGCAAGGTCACCCCCGGTTGTCCGGTGACCATCGAGCTGGCCGACATGCAGACCAAGGAGTTGGTGGAAACCCTGGAGGTGGACGCGGTGCTGGTGGCCACCGGCCGCGTGCCCAGCAGCGGCGAACTCAACCTGGCGGCCGTGGGGGTGGAAACCGAGCGCGGCTTCATTCCCGTGGACGACCACATGCGCGTACTGGTGGGGGGTGAGCCCGTGCCCCATCTCTGGGCCGTGGGCGATGTGACCGGAAAGATGATGCTGGCCCACACCGCTGCTGCCCAGGGCACCGTGGCCATCGACAACATCCTCGGCCACGGCAGGCGGATCGACTATCGCTCCATCCCGGCCGCCACCTTCACCCACCCCGAGATCAGCTCGGTGGGCCTGAGCGAGGCGGAGGCCAAGGCGCTAGCGGCGAAGGATGGCTTCGAGCTGGGCAGCGTGCGCAGCTATTTCAAGGCCAACTCCAAGGCCCTGGCGGAGCTCGAGAGCGATGGTCTGATGAAGCTGCTGTTCAACAAGGCCACCGGTGAAGTGCTGGGCGCCCACATCTACGGCCTGCATGCCGCCGACCTGATTCAGGAGATCGCCAACGCCGTGGCGCGCCGCCAGAGTGTGGTGCAGCTGGCCAGCGAGGTGCACACCCATCCCACCCTCAGTGAGGTGGTGGAGGTGGCCTACAAGCAGGCCGCCATGGCCGTGGCCTGA